One part of the Clostridia bacterium genome encodes these proteins:
- a CDS encoding FapA family protein: MELYQNEYFSLISDSDSLYISVHRAGYEIREFNNLLLDMPTIQLHSFANLKNALDNSSGLRIFIGNIKPRVEVIISVDEMEAKIKLNITAKEFADNKIPISSEIISALNKVEVSEGLDELFQKPITVQKEIIIAKGVKPKDGKDAIIKYYEIQEKKPIVKDDGSVNHYELNLIDNVKKGDWLGEKIPPTEGKLGRTVNNKMLPARRGIDFKLKYDRKTVEELEENGKTVLRAAIDGAVIIEGDKIRVDNHLIIAEDVGYETGNITFDGYVTVKGTIKDGFSVIAKNDISIQGNMGLGVVDKLISKEGSIYIKGGIFGKNISVIEAKKSVFVKYCNACRITAGEDINVGFYALDSNLKAKNVIMDSIHGKVIGGTITAEIQVVAGVIGNKSEKKTYITVSGFDRVAIKNEFEQLLEKYKVMLTEVNKVKRQIELFELNTSDAEYVNSTEYNQYLRKYEDILGGIRMLDEYRKRLQQILETKGEGEIGISKAAYPETVIEIKNMQKRINSIVRGSFYVIDKELHHNQ, translated from the coding sequence GTGGAATTGTATCAAAACGAGTATTTTTCGCTTATAAGTGATAGCGATAGCTTGTACATTTCTGTTCACCGCGCAGGATATGAAATCCGTGAGTTTAATAACCTTCTATTAGATATGCCCACAATACAACTCCATAGTTTTGCCAACCTGAAAAATGCATTGGACAATTCATCAGGGCTCAGGATTTTTATAGGAAATATAAAGCCTAGGGTGGAAGTAATAATTTCCGTTGATGAGATGGAAGCAAAAATAAAGCTTAATATCACTGCAAAAGAATTTGCAGATAATAAAATACCAATTTCCTCAGAAATAATCTCTGCACTTAATAAAGTAGAGGTAAGCGAAGGCTTGGATGAACTCTTCCAAAAACCAATTACCGTACAAAAAGAGATAATAATCGCAAAAGGGGTCAAACCCAAAGATGGCAAGGATGCTATAATCAAATACTATGAAATCCAAGAAAAGAAGCCAATAGTGAAAGATGATGGATCGGTTAATCACTATGAGCTTAACCTTATTGACAATGTCAAAAAAGGAGACTGGCTCGGAGAGAAAATACCCCCTACCGAGGGGAAACTCGGCAGGACTGTCAACAACAAGATGTTACCAGCCCGAAGGGGAATTGACTTCAAGCTCAAATATGATAGAAAAACTGTTGAAGAGCTTGAGGAGAACGGAAAAACTGTACTTAGAGCTGCAATAGATGGTGCTGTGATAATCGAGGGAGACAAAATAAGGGTGGATAATCACCTTATTATAGCTGAAGACGTTGGCTATGAGACTGGCAATATAACCTTTGACGGATATGTAACAGTTAAAGGCACTATAAAGGATGGATTCTCAGTAATAGCTAAGAATGACATCTCTATACAGGGCAATATGGGCTTGGGAGTAGTTGACAAGCTGATTTCCAAAGAAGGCAGTATATACATCAAGGGTGGTATCTTTGGCAAAAACATATCAGTTATAGAAGCTAAGAAGAGCGTTTTTGTAAAATACTGCAATGCGTGTAGAATTACAGCAGGAGAAGATATAAATGTTGGCTTTTATGCACTTGACAGTAATCTCAAAGCCAAAAATGTAATTATGGATTCTATACATGGGAAAGTAATCGGAGGTACTATAACTGCTGAAATCCAAGTTGTAGCGGGAGTGATAGGCAACAAATCAGAGAAAAAGACCTATATCACTGTCTCAGGCTTTGACCGTGTGGCGATTAAGAACGAGTTCGAGCAGCTCCTTGAAAAATATAAGGTTATGTTGACTGAAGTCAACAAAGTGAAGCGGCAAATCGAGTTATTTGAACTCAACACATCTGATGCTGAATATGTAAACAGCACTGAATACAATCAGTATTTAAGGAAATATGAGGATATACTTGGAGGAATAAGGATGCTGGACGAATATAGGAAAAGACTCCAACAGATTCTTGAAACCAAGGGAGAAGGCGAGATCGGTATTTCCAAGGCTGCATATCCGGAAACCGTTATTGAAATAAAGAACATGCAGAAGAGAATCAACTCTATAGTAAGGGGCAGTTTTTATGTTATAGATAAGGAACTTCATCACAATCAATAA
- a CDS encoding V-type ATPase subunit, with amino-acid sequence MDNVTRFAAVNAKIKTMEGQFLKDEDYASLLKLESSTEVARYLKEKSAYSEVLASVAAEDVHRGMLENLIKQNMVKSIDKIIHYFTGDYKDFIKTLYAKYEIEELKAIARAVYNGQDAGDFKSSTFIGKYSKLDTNKVFEAKHVRDIIAALEGSEFYKFLEPLVDGNFTENLFRFEMVLDMSYYTILQREWSKLSKRDMEILQHAQGIIADLLNIQWVYRGKKFYKLSPEELLNYTININYRLDFNLLKSLCYAQNLEEFFRLVKTTKYSFMFKEDETTDIYMERRMERHIYFELKALVRNYNLSIISAFAFIIFLEYEVKDIISIVEAIRYKIPAEEAHKYIVRKL; translated from the coding sequence ATGGATAATGTCACCAGATTTGCTGCTGTGAATGCCAAGATAAAGACAATGGAAGGTCAATTCCTTAAGGATGAAGATTATGCAAGCTTGCTCAAGTTGGAATCATCAACAGAGGTGGCAAGATATCTTAAGGAAAAGTCTGCCTACTCTGAAGTGCTGGCAAGTGTGGCTGCGGAAGATGTCCATAGGGGAATGCTTGAAAATCTTATCAAGCAGAACATGGTTAAGAGTATAGACAAGATAATTCATTATTTTACTGGCGATTATAAAGATTTCATCAAGACACTTTATGCCAAATATGAGATAGAGGAGTTAAAGGCAATAGCCAGAGCTGTGTATAACGGCCAGGATGCGGGAGATTTTAAAAGCAGCACCTTCATAGGAAAGTACAGTAAGCTTGATACGAACAAGGTTTTCGAAGCAAAACATGTAAGAGATATAATAGCTGCTCTTGAAGGTTCTGAGTTCTATAAGTTCCTGGAACCTTTAGTGGATGGGAATTTTACTGAGAATTTATTCAGATTTGAAATGGTTCTCGATATGTCATACTACACCATTTTGCAGAGGGAATGGAGCAAGCTTTCCAAGAGGGATATGGAAATACTGCAGCATGCGCAGGGAATTATTGCTGACCTCCTGAATATACAGTGGGTATATAGGGGTAAGAAGTTTTACAAACTTAGCCCAGAAGAGCTTCTGAACTATACGATTAATATTAATTATAGATTAGATTTCAATTTGTTGAAATCACTATGCTATGCACAGAACCTTGAGGAATTCTTCCGGCTTGTGAAAACCACCAAGTACAGCTTCATGTTCAAGGAGGATGAAACCACTGATATATATATGGAGAGAAGAATGGAACGTCATATATATTTTGAGCTTAAAGCTTTGGTGAGGAACTATAACCTTTCTATTATAAGCGCCTTTGCATTCATAATATTTCTGGAGTACGAGGTAAAGGACATAATCTCCATAGTAGAAGCCATAAGATATAAAATACCGGCAGAAGAGGCGCATAAATATATTGTAAGAAAGCTCTAA
- a CDS encoding V-type ATPase 116kDa subunit family protein, with the protein MAVERMKIVSIIGKLSDLDKISRLIVMSGSTHVMNALSELNSNNINLSASQEHMQALQELAHLGPYIVRRDLSKDEIMIKAFQELFSLKLEICEKYLSIGDEYENITSDLRKVHEGVSNISGGIGEKTANIERLQRYLENVGYLRNTSLKIEELKNMRFIRFRLLMLSNDNFKKLELNIENVPSVVFRVAAIDRNIVIAALTPEDLGEEAERIFASLNYKELELPDGYNGNALDITKRLQREIDKERSLVDELKASVLELREKYKDDVVKAYTLLELEKKAEKVKQDAALGHNMFFIFGFVPDSELDGISNKIQQNFSDSIVLMADNVEDRRHGHAPPTKIKNNILVRPFETLISMYGTPSYGEKDPTPFFAISYMLLFGAMFGDLGQGLIILLGGLFMSYKMKNKSFGGILARLGASSMLFGALYGSIFGSEELIEPLLIRPMANINTMLIAAIVLGMILITISYIYSLLNHYSSRNVEEGLFGREGLVGFLFFLTLVYTVWGKATSHLAVSIGLPIGIMAALLVVMVFKQPLAGLLTGHKLYEESPGDYYIEAGFGVIETVLSVASNIISFIRVGAFALNHVGLYVAFATMAEMLNSKVGGIIVLVIGNIIIIGLEGLIVFIQSLRLEYYELFSKYYSGYGVEYRPIGLFNEANTDG; encoded by the coding sequence TTGGCTGTAGAAAGAATGAAAATAGTGAGTATTATTGGAAAGCTTTCGGATTTGGACAAGATTTCGCGCCTGATAGTGATGAGCGGCAGCACCCATGTAATGAATGCTCTATCTGAGTTGAATTCCAACAACATAAATCTCTCGGCTTCACAGGAGCATATGCAGGCTTTGCAGGAATTGGCTCACCTTGGGCCATATATAGTGAGGAGAGATTTATCAAAGGATGAGATAATGATAAAGGCTTTCCAGGAACTGTTCAGTCTGAAGCTTGAGATTTGTGAGAAATATTTAAGTATTGGCGACGAGTATGAAAATATTACTTCAGACTTGAGGAAGGTACACGAGGGTGTCAGCAATATCTCTGGAGGCATAGGAGAAAAGACAGCTAATATTGAAAGGCTGCAGCGTTACCTGGAAAATGTGGGGTATCTTAGGAATACCAGTTTGAAGATAGAAGAGTTAAAAAACATGAGATTCATAAGGTTCAGGCTGCTTATGCTATCTAATGATAATTTTAAGAAGCTTGAACTCAACATCGAAAATGTACCTTCTGTGGTATTTCGTGTTGCCGCTATAGATAGAAATATAGTAATAGCTGCATTAACTCCCGAGGATCTTGGGGAGGAAGCTGAGAGAATATTTGCATCCCTGAATTATAAGGAGCTTGAGCTGCCTGATGGATACAACGGAAATGCACTGGATATCACAAAGCGGCTGCAAAGGGAAATCGATAAGGAAAGAAGCTTGGTAGATGAGCTAAAAGCATCTGTTTTAGAGCTCAGAGAAAAATACAAGGACGATGTAGTCAAAGCTTATACACTGCTGGAGTTGGAGAAAAAGGCAGAAAAGGTAAAGCAGGATGCTGCACTAGGGCATAACATGTTTTTCATTTTTGGATTTGTGCCCGACAGTGAATTAGATGGTATCAGCAATAAAATTCAGCAGAACTTCAGTGACAGCATTGTACTGATGGCTGATAATGTTGAAGATCGAAGGCATGGTCATGCACCTCCGACAAAAATAAAGAACAATATATTGGTTAGACCTTTTGAAACGCTGATAAGCATGTATGGTACTCCCAGCTACGGGGAAAAGGATCCTACGCCCTTTTTTGCAATTTCATATATGCTGCTCTTTGGGGCAATGTTTGGTGATTTGGGGCAGGGGTTGATAATCCTATTGGGCGGTCTATTCATGAGCTATAAAATGAAGAACAAAAGCTTTGGAGGGATACTGGCAAGGCTTGGAGCCAGCTCTATGCTCTTCGGAGCATTATATGGAAGCATATTTGGCTCAGAAGAACTTATAGAACCGCTGCTTATAAGACCTATGGCTAATATTAATACGATGCTTATTGCCGCTATTGTGCTGGGAATGATATTAATAACAATTAGTTACATATACAGTCTATTGAATCATTATAGCTCCAGAAACGTGGAAGAGGGGTTGTTTGGTCGGGAAGGGCTGGTGGGTTTCCTGTTTTTCCTGACGCTGGTTTATACTGTATGGGGGAAGGCTACAAGCCATTTGGCTGTCTCTATAGGCCTGCCCATAGGGATAATGGCTGCACTGCTGGTTGTAATGGTGTTTAAGCAGCCCTTGGCGGGTCTGCTTACAGGACATAAACTATATGAGGAGTCTCCCGGAGATTATTATATAGAAGCAGGGTTCGGAGTAATAGAGACGGTACTTTCGGTTGCATCCAACATAATATCCTTCATAAGGGTGGGTGCTTTTGCTCTTAACCATGTGGGATTGTATGTTGCCTTTGCTACGATGGCTGAGATGCTGAACTCCAAAGTGGGAGGAATTATAGTTCTTGTTATTGGCAATATTATCATTATAGGGCTGGAGGGACTAATTGTATTTATACAAAGCCTTAGGCTTGAATATTATGAGCTTTTCAGCAAGTATTATTCGGGCTATGGAGTCGAGTATAGGCCAATAGGCTTGTTTAATGAAGCAAATACAGATGGGTAG
- a CDS encoding ATP synthase subunit C, producing the protein MYTILELAIGIVLFTIGLGVILYRSKGNMQGKKVRNMLRISLVSYMFLIALFLFVLTPSIVNAAQGDSSNAGLGFLAAGLSTGLATIGAGYAVGAVGSSALGAVSENPRILGKTLIFVGLAEGIAIYGLIISIIILGQL; encoded by the coding sequence ATGTATACAATATTGGAACTTGCCATTGGGATAGTGCTATTCACGATAGGACTAGGGGTTATACTGTATCGGTCAAAAGGGAATATGCAGGGGAAGAAAGTCAGAAATATGCTCAGGATCAGCTTGGTTTCCTATATGTTTCTCATAGCTTTATTTCTCTTCGTACTTACTCCTAGTATAGTGAACGCCGCACAGGGAGACAGCTCCAATGCCGGATTGGGCTTTTTAGCTGCAGGGCTGTCAACAGGACTTGCTACTATTGGTGCTGGCTATGCAGTTGGCGCAGTAGGTTCTTCAGCTTTGGGTGCAGTATCGGAAAATCCGAGGATACTGGGTAAAACATTGATATTTGTAGGCTTGGCTGAAGGTATAGCTATATATGGGCTTATAATATCAATAATCATACTAGGACAATTGTGA
- a CDS encoding V-type ATP synthase subunit F, with product MKFFLISDNVDTLTGMRLAGIKGVLVHERGEILDAIEGACSNKDIGILLVTELLSERVAEELKAVRLDKTKPIVTIIPDRHGERRESDYITNYIKESIGLKI from the coding sequence ATGAAGTTTTTCCTTATCAGTGACAATGTCGATACCCTGACCGGAATGAGGCTTGCGGGAATAAAGGGTGTATTGGTCCATGAAAGAGGCGAGATACTGGATGCTATTGAGGGTGCCTGCAGCAACAAGGATATTGGCATACTTCTAGTGACGGAGCTGCTGTCAGAAAGGGTTGCAGAGGAGCTTAAGGCGGTGAGGCTGGATAAGACCAAACCTATAGTCACAATTATACCTGACAGGCATGGGGAAAGACGCGAGAGCGATTATATAACTAACTACATTAAAGAGTCCATAGGGCTGAAGATATGA
- a CDS encoding V-type ATP synthase subunit E family protein, whose product MAVSVEDKIELFSKMIFKDIEELSSDKRLKAVESFEKEKNRLLEEAEAKKRVILEEAEKRAEKDKKQLIAKAKSQVYHQLLDKRQQLISEITELLVQEAKSFVSEEDYKGYLSRSFIKAATAFEKSDSLQLYFTKRDLEVLKEFINQQISSGELKGRCMLQEAGQSIIGGFYAEDDKREIQVDYTLKSLIEENRELIGSSVSLRLDEVQDNGK is encoded by the coding sequence ATGGCAGTATCAGTTGAAGATAAAATTGAGCTTTTCAGTAAGATGATATTCAAGGATATAGAAGAACTTTCCTCTGACAAGAGGCTTAAAGCAGTAGAAAGCTTTGAAAAGGAAAAAAACAGACTTTTAGAGGAAGCGGAAGCTAAAAAGAGAGTCATTCTTGAAGAGGCGGAGAAAAGGGCGGAGAAGGATAAAAAGCAGCTTATCGCAAAGGCAAAGTCTCAGGTTTATCACCAATTGCTTGATAAAAGACAGCAATTGATTAGTGAAATAACCGAGCTTTTAGTTCAGGAAGCCAAGAGCTTTGTCTCAGAAGAAGACTACAAGGGTTATCTGTCCAGAAGCTTTATCAAGGCTGCAACTGCCTTTGAAAAGTCGGACTCGTTGCAGCTTTATTTTACAAAGAGAGACTTGGAAGTCTTAAAGGAGTTCATCAACCAGCAGATATCCTCAGGTGAATTGAAGGGCAGATGCATGTTGCAGGAAGCGGGACAGAGCATAATAGGAGGCTTCTACGCAGAGGATGATAAGCGGGAAATACAGGTGGACTACACCTTGAAATCCTTGATTGAAGAAAATCGTGAGCTGATTGGGAGCAGTGTATCCCTCAGGCTTGATGAGGTGCAGGACAATGGAAAATAA
- a CDS encoding V-type ATP synthase subunit A has product MENKSGSIVYINGPVVRVMGAENLKMREMVLVGRKQLIGEVISVDKETATIQVYEETTGLIRGEGIISTGRALSVKLGPGIIKNIFDGIERPLQRMYETGTAFIPEGVGLVSIDEEKLWDVEILVKTGDLLEAGSIYARVQETTLIEHRLMVPPNIGGKVVFVEKNGSYNIEQVLVKLDTEQGPYELKMYQMWPVRESRPVSHRNPISKPLVTGQRVIDSFFPLAKGGTAAIPGGFGTGKTITQHQLAKWSDADIIVYIGVGERGNEMTEVLEEFPKIIDPRSGKSIMERTVLIANTSNMPVAAREASIYTGITMAEYFRDMGYNIAIMADSTSRWAEALREISGRLEEMPAEEGYPAYLPSRLAQFYERAGDIEALGGRSGSITIIGAVSPAGGDFSEPVTQNTKRVVSTFLALDKSLAYARHYPAINWLRSYSGYITDLGPWYEENVAPDMMELRAKLLRILQEEDKLMEIVKLVGEDILPDDQRLILEVSRVIKVGYLQQNAYHKNDAHVSLKKQHKMLKVIDRLYDKAYKCIKMGVPISKVKNDDLFYKITTMKYNVSEDNLEMFDEIIKEVDSFYDGLENMYSKEVSRQ; this is encoded by the coding sequence ATGGAAAATAAAAGTGGAAGTATTGTATACATAAATGGTCCGGTAGTCAGGGTAATGGGTGCTGAGAACCTGAAAATGAGGGAAATGGTGCTGGTGGGGCGAAAACAGCTTATCGGAGAGGTGATTTCTGTTGATAAGGAAACTGCAACCATCCAGGTATATGAAGAGACCACAGGCCTTATAAGGGGAGAAGGGATCATCTCCACCGGGAGGGCTCTTTCTGTAAAGCTGGGTCCTGGTATAATAAAAAACATATTTGATGGAATTGAGCGTCCGCTGCAAAGAATGTACGAGACGGGTACAGCATTTATCCCTGAAGGTGTAGGACTGGTTTCGATAGATGAAGAAAAACTGTGGGATGTAGAAATACTCGTGAAGACAGGAGATTTATTGGAAGCAGGGAGCATATATGCCAGGGTGCAGGAAACAACGCTTATAGAACATAGACTTATGGTTCCCCCTAATATAGGAGGTAAAGTAGTTTTTGTAGAAAAGAACGGCAGCTACAACATCGAGCAGGTGCTTGTAAAGCTGGATACTGAGCAGGGACCTTATGAGCTGAAGATGTATCAGATGTGGCCTGTCAGAGAGTCACGACCTGTCAGCCACAGAAATCCTATATCCAAACCACTAGTTACGGGGCAAAGGGTCATAGATTCTTTCTTCCCCTTGGCAAAGGGAGGTACGGCAGCTATCCCCGGCGGATTCGGCACAGGGAAGACTATAACACAGCATCAGCTTGCGAAATGGAGTGATGCTGACATTATAGTATACATAGGCGTCGGAGAAAGAGGAAATGAGATGACGGAAGTGCTCGAGGAGTTTCCCAAAATAATCGACCCCAGAAGCGGAAAATCCATAATGGAGAGAACGGTACTTATAGCCAATACCTCAAACATGCCTGTGGCTGCAAGGGAAGCATCAATATATACAGGGATAACTATGGCTGAGTACTTCCGTGATATGGGATACAATATAGCAATTATGGCTGACTCTACCTCCAGATGGGCTGAAGCCCTAAGAGAAATCTCAGGAAGGCTTGAAGAAATGCCAGCTGAAGAAGGCTATCCTGCCTACCTGCCATCAAGGCTGGCTCAGTTCTATGAGAGGGCTGGGGATATAGAAGCCTTGGGAGGAAGAAGCGGATCAATAACTATAATAGGGGCAGTATCTCCGGCGGGGGGGGATTTTTCCGAGCCGGTCACACAGAACACCAAAAGGGTGGTCAGTACTTTCCTGGCATTGGACAAATCACTGGCTTACGCAAGGCACTATCCTGCCATCAACTGGCTTCGCTCCTACAGCGGATATATAACAGACCTTGGTCCCTGGTATGAGGAAAATGTGGCACCTGATATGATGGAGCTTAGAGCAAAGCTTCTAAGGATACTTCAAGAGGAAGATAAGCTCATGGAAATAGTAAAACTGGTTGGAGAGGATATACTGCCTGATGATCAGCGGCTGATACTTGAAGTATCAAGGGTTATAAAGGTAGGTTATCTTCAGCAGAATGCCTATCATAAGAACGATGCTCATGTGTCTTTGAAGAAGCAGCATAAAATGCTTAAGGTAATTGACCGGTTGTATGATAAAGCTTATAAGTGTATAAAAATGGGCGTTCCAATATCGAAGGTAAAAAATGATGATTTGTTTTATAAGATCACTACCATGAAATACAATGTTTCAGAAGACAATCTGGAGATGTTCGATGAAATAATCAAAGAGGTTGACAGCTTCTATGACGGCTTGGAAAACATGTATAGCAAAGAGGTGAGCAGGCAATGA
- a CDS encoding V-type ATP synthase subunit B: MRLKYLKLQKVEGPLIILSGVKEAIFGEVVDIEVEGIGHKKGKVVQIDGDRVIIQVFEGTSGISLNNTSVAFTGKPMEIPLSKDILGRTFNGIGEPIDGAGFYSEKKYDINGRPINPVGRRYPRNYIETGISSIDGLTTLVRGQKLPLFSGEGLPHNELAAQIVKQARIAGEEQGNFAIVFAAMGIKHDEADFFRKHFELAGVTNRVVMYINLADDPIVERITTPRCALTAAEHLAFELNMHILVIMTNITNYSEALRELSASREEVPSRKGYPGYLYSDLSSLYERAGMIKNSTGSITQIPILTMPNDDITHPVPDLTGFITEGQIILSRELHQRNIYPPINVLPSLSRLQKESIGEGYTREDHPDVANQVFSAYSHVQDVRSLAQVIGEDDISDMDKKYMEFGRQFEQKFLNQGFEGNRSMLETLDIMWKLLAALPRAELDRIKPELLDKYYGKR; the protein is encoded by the coding sequence ATGAGATTGAAATATTTAAAGCTGCAGAAGGTTGAAGGTCCGCTCATCATACTTAGCGGGGTAAAGGAAGCTATATTTGGTGAAGTTGTGGATATAGAAGTAGAGGGTATAGGTCATAAAAAAGGGAAGGTCGTACAAATTGACGGTGACAGGGTAATAATCCAGGTTTTTGAAGGCACCTCCGGCATTTCACTCAACAATACCAGTGTTGCATTTACAGGAAAACCAATGGAGATACCTCTGTCAAAGGATATATTGGGAAGAACCTTCAATGGCATAGGAGAGCCCATAGATGGAGCAGGCTTCTATTCCGAAAAGAAATATGATATTAACGGACGGCCAATCAATCCTGTGGGGAGAAGATATCCGAGGAACTATATTGAGACAGGTATTTCCTCAATTGACGGGCTTACTACTCTTGTAAGGGGTCAGAAGCTGCCATTGTTCTCGGGAGAAGGCCTGCCACATAATGAGCTTGCAGCGCAAATAGTAAAGCAAGCGAGGATAGCAGGGGAGGAGCAAGGTAATTTTGCTATAGTTTTTGCTGCAATGGGCATAAAACACGATGAAGCTGATTTTTTCAGAAAACATTTTGAACTGGCAGGGGTTACAAACAGGGTGGTAATGTACATAAACCTGGCGGATGATCCCATCGTAGAGAGAATCACAACTCCTCGCTGCGCACTGACTGCAGCGGAGCATCTAGCTTTTGAGCTCAATATGCATATACTTGTCATTATGACCAATATTACTAACTACAGTGAGGCTTTGAGGGAGCTTTCTGCATCCAGGGAGGAGGTACCTTCGAGGAAGGGTTACCCGGGATATTTATACTCTGATTTGTCAAGTCTCTATGAACGTGCAGGAATGATAAAAAATTCCACGGGCAGTATAACTCAAATACCCATACTCACAATGCCTAATGATGATATAACTCACCCTGTGCCGGACCTTACCGGCTTTATAACGGAAGGACAGATCATATTATCCAGGGAGCTTCATCAGAGGAACATATATCCTCCAATTAATGTGCTGCCGTCTCTGTCAAGGCTGCAGAAGGAGAGTATTGGAGAGGGCTATACAAGGGAAGACCACCCGGATGTTGCGAACCAGGTATTTTCTGCATATTCTCATGTACAGGACGTAAGGTCTCTGGCGCAGGTAATAGGCGAAGATGACATTTCTGACATGGATAAGAAATACATGGAGTTTGGGAGACAGTTCGAACAGAAATTTCTCAACCAAGGGTTTGAAGGAAATAGAAGCATGTTGGAAACTCTTGATATTATGTGGAAGCTTTTAGCCGCGCTTCCTAGGGCAGAGCTTGACAGGATCAAGCCGGAGCTGCTTGATAAGTATTACGGCAAGAGGTAG
- a CDS encoding V-type ATP synthase subunit D has protein sequence MIEITYTKTSLMAAQNSLELSEKGFELLDKKRNVLIMTMMGFIQKAEEIQKKVVVVFREAYEALQTANITMGISNVEQIAESISEATGFDVLTKSIMGVEIPEIQHGQTELPHYYSFYHTNTALDVAMYKFHEVKLLLYDLSEIEDSVYKLAMEVKRTQKRANALQNIQIPKYKEMVGRILEVLEEREREDFFRLKVIKKKGEKRATVTR, from the coding sequence ATGATAGAAATTACTTATACAAAAACAAGCCTGATGGCTGCCCAGAACTCACTTGAGCTTTCGGAAAAGGGCTTTGAGCTGCTGGACAAAAAAAGAAACGTACTTATCATGACTATGATGGGCTTCATTCAGAAGGCAGAAGAAATTCAGAAAAAGGTAGTTGTAGTTTTCCGCGAAGCTTATGAGGCACTGCAGACTGCTAACATTACCATGGGCATAAGCAATGTGGAACAGATTGCGGAGTCGATATCTGAGGCAACAGGCTTTGATGTGCTGACTAAGAGCATCATGGGTGTTGAAATACCGGAAATACAACATGGTCAAACAGAGCTGCCGCATTACTACAGCTTTTATCATACCAACACGGCTCTTGACGTTGCTATGTATAAGTTTCATGAGGTGAAGCTGCTGCTTTATGACCTGTCTGAAATCGAGGATTCTGTATATAAGCTGGCTATGGAGGTAAAAAGGACGCAGAAAAGGGCAAATGCCCTGCAGAATATTCAGATACCCAAATATAAGGAAATGGTAGGCAGGATACTTGAAGTACTGGAGGAGCGTGAAAGAGAAGACTTCTTCAGGCTGAAGGTGATAAAGAAAAAGGGCGAAAAAAGAGCTACGGTTACGCGGTAG
- a CDS encoding sulfurtransferase TusA family protein has protein sequence MNKLVDCVGDMCPVPLVKAQIQYKKIKPGDSITIITDHSCTSQNLKDAFKNFTCAINVEEENGIWEITIKKMD, from the coding sequence ATGAATAAACTAGTAGATTGTGTAGGTGATATGTGTCCGGTGCCATTGGTAAAGGCGCAAATTCAATATAAAAAAATAAAGCCTGGTGACAGTATAACTATAATCACAGATCATAGCTGTACCTCCCAAAATCTTAAAGATGCTTTCAAAAATTTTACCTGTGCGATAAATGTAGAAGAAGAAAACGGAATATGGGAAATTACTATTAAGAAGATGGATTAG